A window of the Oscillospiraceae bacterium genome harbors these coding sequences:
- a CDS encoding topoisomerase IV, producing the protein MPGKKKTKRSAPVPKAHGVIEGAGRVVEQPIVSTLQKNYMPYAVSVIISRAIPEIDGFKPSHRKLLFTMYKMGLLNGSRTKSANIVGQTMRLNPHGDAAIYDTLVRLSRGNETLLHPYVDSKGNFGKAYSRDMAYAASRYTEAKLDPICNELFRDIDKNTVDFVDNYDSTMKEPTLLPATFPSVLVNANTGIAVGMASSVCSFNLREVCETAAARILHPKHDLISTLQAPDFPGGGQILYDEEQIKKIYKTGRGSIRVRSRYTYDASANCIDITQIPPTTSVEAIVEKVIDLVKLGKAREVADIRDETGLAGLKITIDLKRNTDPHKLMAKLFRLTPLEDSFSCNFNILVHGVPRVMGVGEILDEWTAFRVECIRRRTEFDLQKKMDKLHLLKGLEAILLDIDKAVAIIRKTDEESEVVPNLMIGFGIDEVQAEYVAEIKLRHLNREYILNRTQEIAKLQSDIAELNAVLDDPKKIKKIIVQELQSVAKTYGQPRRSMLLYHDDLAEAEQELNEIPDYPVNLFFTKDGYFKKITPQSLRMSGEQKLKEGDQVTQHIEATNASDLLFFTDRCQVYKAKASDFGDTKASVLGDYIPAQLQMDDGENVLCMAVTQDYSGYVLFAFENGKAAKVELSVYQTKTNRKKLVNAYSDKSPLAGLLLLPKDADVLFISNQGRKLLVNTGVIPAKATRSTQGVQTMTLHRGALLQGIKVFAEGDVQNPNRYRKKVPAIGALPTAEEMQGEQLKLTE; encoded by the coding sequence ATGCCAGGAAAAAAGAAAACAAAGCGCAGCGCGCCTGTGCCGAAAGCGCACGGTGTCATTGAGGGCGCCGGCAGAGTGGTGGAGCAGCCTATTGTTTCCACGCTGCAAAAGAACTATATGCCGTACGCTGTCAGTGTGATTATCAGCCGTGCAATTCCGGAAATAGACGGCTTTAAACCCAGTCACCGCAAGCTGCTGTTTACCATGTACAAAATGGGGCTGCTGAATGGTTCCCGTACCAAAAGCGCAAACATCGTTGGCCAGACCATGCGTCTGAATCCCCATGGTGATGCCGCCATTTACGACACGCTGGTGCGCCTTTCACGCGGCAACGAGACTTTGCTGCACCCCTATGTCGACAGCAAGGGAAATTTCGGCAAAGCCTATAGCAGAGATATGGCCTATGCTGCTTCCCGCTATACCGAGGCGAAGCTGGACCCTATCTGCAACGAGCTTTTTCGGGACATTGATAAAAATACCGTTGATTTTGTAGACAACTATGACAGTACCATGAAAGAACCGACTCTGCTGCCGGCAACGTTTCCCAGTGTGCTGGTAAATGCAAATACCGGCATTGCGGTTGGCATGGCGAGCAGTGTGTGTTCCTTTAACTTGCGTGAGGTCTGTGAAACAGCCGCCGCGCGCATTCTGCACCCAAAGCATGACCTGATTTCAACGCTGCAGGCACCAGATTTTCCCGGCGGCGGGCAGATCTTGTACGATGAGGAGCAGATAAAAAAGATTTACAAGACCGGCCGTGGCAGCATTCGTGTACGCAGCCGCTATACCTATGATGCATCTGCAAACTGCATTGACATTACGCAGATACCGCCGACCACCAGTGTCGAGGCCATTGTCGAAAAAGTCATTGACTTAGTCAAACTTGGCAAAGCGCGGGAGGTTGCGGATATCCGCGATGAAACCGGCCTGGCGGGTTTGAAGATTACCATTGACTTAAAGCGCAATACAGACCCGCACAAGCTGATGGCAAAGCTTTTTCGCTTGACGCCGCTGGAGGACAGCTTCTCCTGCAACTTCAATATTCTGGTTCACGGTGTGCCGCGTGTTATGGGTGTTGGCGAAATATTGGATGAATGGACAGCCTTTCGCGTAGAGTGTATTCGCCGCCGCACCGAGTTTGACCTGCAGAAAAAGATGGACAAGCTGCATTTGCTCAAAGGGTTAGAGGCTATTCTGCTGGATATCGACAAGGCAGTCGCTATTATTCGTAAGACAGATGAAGAGAGCGAAGTGGTGCCAAACCTGATGATCGGTTTTGGCATTGACGAGGTGCAGGCCGAGTATGTAGCTGAGATCAAGCTGCGCCACCTGAACCGCGAGTACATCTTAAACCGCACCCAGGAAATTGCAAAGCTGCAAAGCGACATTGCAGAACTCAATGCGGTTTTGGATGATCCGAAAAAGATTAAAAAGATTATTGTACAAGAATTACAATCTGTTGCAAAAACATATGGTCAGCCGCGCCGCAGCATGCTGCTGTACCACGACGACCTTGCCGAGGCGGAGCAGGAACTCAATGAAATTCCGGACTACCCGGTAAATCTATTCTTTACCAAAGATGGTTACTTCAAAAAAATCACACCGCAGTCGCTGCGCATGAGTGGTGAGCAAAAACTAAAAGAGGGTGACCAGGTTACCCAGCATATTGAAGCGACCAACGCGAGCGACCTGCTTTTCTTTACCGACCGCTGCCAGGTGTATAAAGCTAAGGCAAGCGACTTTGGCGATACAAAAGCAAGCGTTTTGGGTGACTATATTCCGGCACAGCTGCAGATGGACGACGGCGAAAATGTACTGTGCATGGCGGTCACGCAGGATTACAGCGGATATGTGCTGTTCGCTTTTGAAAACGGCAAAGCTGCCAAAGTGGAGCTTTCAGTTTACCAGACAAAAACCAACCGCAAAAAGCTGGTAAATGCCTACAGCGATAAATCTCCGCTTGCTGGCCTGTTGCTTTTGCCGAAAGATGCCGATGTGCTCTTTATTTCCAATCAGGGACGCAAACTGCTGGTGAATACCGGTGTGATTCCCGCAAAGGCGACCCGCAGCACCCAGGGCGTGCAGACCATGACACTTCACCGCGGTGCCCTTTTGCAGGGTATAAAAGTGTTTGCCGAGGGCGATGTGCAGAATCCGAACCGCTACCGCAAAAAAGTTCCTGCTATCGGCGCTCTGCCGACTGCCGAAGAGATGCAGGGCGAGCAGCTAAAGCTGACAGAATAA
- the secG gene encoding preprotein translocase subunit SecG, producing MTVPEIVLGIILIIASLAIIVVVLLQEGHEKDLGVVTGGADTFLSQNSARSIDNFLARWTKVIALVFFALVIATNVYMFLTNK from the coding sequence ATGACGGTTCCTGAGATTGTTTTGGGTATTATTTTAATCATTGCTTCTTTAGCGATTATCGTAGTCGTTCTGCTGCAGGAAGGCCATGAAAAGGACCTTGGTGTTGTTACCGGCGGTGCAGATACTTTCCTGAGCCAAAACAGCGCTCGGTCTATCGATAATTTCCTTGCGCGCTGGACGAAAGTTATTGCGCTTGTATTTTTTGCCTTAGTCATTGCAACAAATGTCTACATGTTTTTGACGAATAAGTAA